One Parasteatoda tepidariorum isolate YZ-2023 chromosome 1, CAS_Ptep_4.0, whole genome shotgun sequence genomic window, ttagccgttacattgactgttaagaaaagaataaaatattttatatactcttttttataaaaagatataattttaagatttattaagattactaaagatttattacaattttatataactgaaagaaaaattaaataattggtttaatttaattaaaattcggttactaatgatttaaaaaagtataagaaattaaagaaattttaaaagctaggaaatatatATGTGTAATGTCTATTGTGGTATCACACTCACGTTGAGAATTACTTTGttagttttactatttttatttaactggttaaatatttaatataaaattgtgcatgaaatatttgatttagcCAGGCATTGTCtgtcaaaactaatttttcactCTGTTATACGAGCGTTTTACTCTCACGTTGTAAATTActtcttcaattttttgtaTTCGTTTGAATtctcatataaaattataaataatatgcttttGTGCTTCGTTAAAactaatagatattttttcgacttatttacttttttgattttacaaGGTTTAGTATGTAATCTTGCCgaaaaattaactgttttagCACGAAAATACTGTATGAATTAGTTGTTACTTAATAAACATATTACCTgcacaattattaattaataaataaaaaatattgttgggtacgaaagtataaaaatttcggattgcataatttttgcaaaaaaaNaaaaaaaaaaaaaaaaaaaaaaaaaaaaaaaaaaaaaaaaaataggtatacaaataagttttaaaatcacacAATTACTTATTCcaaattttgattcaattcCAAATTTCGAATTTCTTATTAACAGCATCTtggtactatttttatttaatatttgtaaatttataacgTATTGAATGGTAATTATTTTCCgcttcttaattttcttatatatgcATGTGTTGCAGATCTGTCTAACGGAAGTGGTTAGAAAGTTTACAGTTATGGAAATTGAAGTGAATGAGATATATTTCTTTCGATGGAAAGTTCCGCACATGATTCAAGAAATCTACAGCTTCGGAGGTGTACTTTTCATTGGTCTACTTATGTCAGAACTGTCTAATGATTTCATCAAATCATTTATAGGGAGACCTCGTCCAAACTTTTTAGCCCTTTGCAAACCTGATTTCAATTGCTCTTCTGTAGCAAATCCTCATTATTATGTTACCGAGTATAAGTGTACCAATCCTAATTTACTTGATGAGAAATACTTTCGGTaagatatcttaaaataattataaatatattttttgttgttgttgtctcatcttattatttttcgctTGGTTACATAATTAGGGCAAGGTGCGAAATAACGTTTTCTGATAATGTCTTTGCAAGACATATAACTACATGAACCAAATCGTTTTTCTCTTCAAGTTGAGTTATAGTAAAGtgtaattaacttaaataaggATTAGCGTGTTTGATAATATAGTTCAATTTACACCACATTAAGGTTGTTcaatcaattcaaatttcaaaattcaggCAATTTGGTTATATAATTTGTACAAGGTACAAAGGAACGTTTCCTTATCatgtttttgaaacatatataaCGGCATAAACCGAATTGTTTTccccttcaagttgaattatagCAATGTGCAATCAACTTAAAGGAGGATAAATGGTGTATgataaaatagttcaaattacACCACATTAAGGTTGCTCAATCAATTCAAATTCAGGCAATTTGGTTATATAATTTGTACAAGGTACAAAGGAACGTTTTCTTATCATGCCTTTGCAACATATATAACGGCATAAATCGAATTGTTTTtcccttcaagttgaattatagCAATGCgtattcaacttaaaaaaaattgtatcgaAGTCGGTcgaatatcttaaatttatagCGTAGATTTTATATGACAACATTTATAACtgcatgtaaattattttttttgtgaaccTTTATGCGTCtatgtacttattttttcaaaaatatttctctcagtttgtaaaatatgtacttattttttaaaatattatttcagagaATCCTTTCCTTCAGGTCATGCAGCTCTTACAACTTATTCAATGTTCTATATAGTGGCAAGTATTGAATTTGGAtgattttaacttaaatgaTTGAATGAAGTGTTATACTCTactatattccttttttttcagttttatcttcataaaaaagtaactttcacCAGATACAGTGTATTGGCAAAGCCATTGATATTATGGATGTTGTTGATGCCAACAGGATACATAACTCTTACCAGACTCGCCGACCACATGCATCACTGGGATGACATTTTGGCCGGTTTCTTTCTCGGATTTTTCATTTGTGTTGCTTTAGTGagtcttatttctttttcatttaatgagtTTTGAGATATTGTGAACCGTAAATTGAACATCTACAAAAATTGACAAACATTGTAAgaagagccgtgatggctcaaggatagagtgttcgctttccaatgaggtgaaccgggttcgaatacccGCGATTACTGGTTGATACGAaatccgcatccgacttgcaccgaccacagtgctaacgtgaaaGATCCTCaatgatagacggatcatgggttcgaATACCCTTGTCGTTAGGCTAACTATGgatggttttcgtggttttcctctccattcaACGTAAATGcaattagttccatcaaaaagtccttcatgaaggcaaatttctctcaatacttggtccaggagttcccttgtcttctggattggattcaaaattacaaggctacggagatgaacattagtagttgtaaacccaaaattgggtcggctgatcaacgacggttacaaaataaaataaaataaaataaaataaaataaaaaaaacattataagtaattttataaagatctgtagttaaaattttctaaaagatgACACCTTGCCGAACACTTGTAATTTGACTACAaggattttcaatatttaaaaactagaataaatttaagaaaaaaggttACTTTATGATGACTAAATACTCATAATATACAGAATGTTCCATAATCAGCGCTAGgaacttataattttagataGAGTTGAATGAATTGAATCAAGTTTGCATATTCACAtatttgtattacatatttGTATTCACATATTTGTATTTGTATATCAAGTTTGCAAGTTACATATTTGTATTTGATCAAGGGATAAAAAGGTATCCATGATCAAAATCACTAATGAGGCAAAAATACCTCTATtatgatttgtattttaattgagATTTCTAAAagagaatatggtaaaaattaatttactcgctttttaatttttatatatttgtggAATTTTGGGAATAAAATGTAACTGACATTTTCAagtttacaacaaaataaagtttcaacatttaaaatctcagaTATTGGGATTTTTCTTTGCACAGCTCGAAATTATCGGAGTCCAGATGCTTACAAGAGGGAAATACATGTTATGAAAGTGCTAAATTTgatcaaaacttaattttgtgaataaacaaaaggtaaaaataattaaataatgaacttgcatgtttttcttaatgaaagtttttcttaatataataacgTAAAACTACCCGcaaggaaaacaaaatataagaattattttatctttattaattgttctggtatatgtctttcagttttgaGCATGGTTTCGTTGTGTTTTTCATTATAGATTTATTGacagcttaatttttttcaccccTTACGGAGAaagggtaaataaaataaaatattcgagATAATAACAATGCATAGGAAAACAATGAGCGGTATAACTTAACAAACGTTTTTTAAATAGCCTTTGCaactttgaataaaatctattgttttaatctagtatttacaaaaaaaaatcttcttctcatgaaaattatatttacaatatgtttgcttaacacaaaaatttaggcttataaaaatGATCTTGAATTGTATTTAACTATGTAAATATGTATGACCACGGCAAATTGTTTtcgataaatttatttctcatttcagATATTTACTATGACTGATTTATACAAAAACAAGTAAAACCTATTTACATCTGTTCTTAGTATGTATTACGTTGTTCATCAGATTGTAATTGTTGCTGACATAGAAAGTAGCTGCTAATATATTGGATTTACACCATGCATCCGAAACCATTTTGCTAAACtttcaaaagtttgtttatgatgtattaggtttatttttcacaaataaaacttttttcttatttctgatTCATCTTCCTTCTTATCTGGTTGATTGTCAAAGAATTCACATTGCTGATCAAAGggatttaagcatttttttcaatctttgcAATTCTTACTCTGCGTATAAGTAACATTCGAAACATCAACtcagaatttaaatctttgcaaCTTGTGTTTCATTTCTAGATAAAGTATACAATTTGCATATGACTGTGAGCTTATAGCTGAGTAACTTATAGGGAACTTATAGCTGACTTTTTAAGATTTCTCGCAAACATTACAACTGCTTCATTTGATGCAAACAGGCATTTTCTTTGATCAGACTATGAAATAAGTTTCTATTAAGTGCGTCAGATTGACGTCGATCACATAAAAGTAACTATTAAGTCTTCATATTACATCATATcactgataattattatttggttaGAAAATGgaccacttaatgttaatttgacaTCGGTGTCCCTTTGACATATTcttttttctgacgctctaattgcaaccaaaaatatatatttggtattgtttaataatgaaaaactgtttaatagTTACTAGAAacatctgttagattatcggaattatatttgtataaaaaaagcagtttgatttttttttcattcaagttaaaaaatttagcaataattgattttgtaaattaaagaaattttattgcttaataactttttcttagatctaaatcgttgcaaataagtgcaaatttgaaaagttattgtttggaagtgagccgtgtttggaagatttttccTTTAGCGTAGAAAATGCCATCAATGTTTCATGCTGTAtgtcataaccataaattattaaaatgcaatgaatttaaataaaatatttttaccaacaTCAAggcaaaataataacaaaataggacaaatatatttaataaaaattctgcgtcaaaaggTTATAGCAAAAGGTTATATAAAGGTATTTATACATTTCCAATAGCTGCTTTTTtggcaatattatttattttataatctaagACTATGAAATAATTCTGAGGCTAATATGGCACATAAAAATGGTGCCACTTGTCTAAAATAGCGtagctatatatataaaaaaaattgcagtctggtagaaaaaaaaacgggtAAATAAAATGCCTTAACTAATTACTATCGAACAAAAGTTTTCGTTGACTAAATACCTGTATCCAGGGCACGAATTCGTGGACTAGCAAGTAAcaaataactagttaaaaaaagtgaatcCTTGTTACAGACAAATGCAGAAGCCAAAATTGCTAGTAACTTCTCATGACCTGGGTTTTCGATTGCTTTTCCGTCTTATTtcacgtaattttttaaatttcgatatttttaattcgatGTTATTATGACACGCGAATTTCAGATCTGAGTTATTATTTCTGGACGCTACTTCTCAACGAAGATCCCATCATAAATTCTCCTCGttctctgaattttttttttctatagttatttataattttttcggcGATATCCACACGATTTTTCAAACTTCGGTATTTTTAAGACGATATTGCAATATCCGAAGTTCGAATTTGgttaatcactttttgatgcgCTCATTTCACGACTATGCCGTCGcaaatgttattttctaaaCGTTTTCCCGGCTGTTGTAATTACTAGTTGCTTTACTTCCGGCACGGCAATTTCCcaaccattttaaaaacttcgtaattttaaatccGATACAACCACCAACGTATTCAGAATCACCATTTGAGTATTTAAACTTTCTTacgaatgtatatatatttaatatttaccaatTAATGATCGTTTATTGCAATAAGTCATACAGCAATGATTATGTCGAATACTCTGCGGTGCTATACTACATTTTGCGCGaatgaaaaaattcttgtatgaACCCTGATTTTGctagtactattttttttatagccaGTTTATTTCGctactgattttcaaaaatgaaattataccCTTTATGAGTCTCAAATGGCCAACTGAATTCCTAAAATTGACATCAAATTAAAAcctataaaatttactataaccttataaattatttgtcccaccttttaaatttatcacttGTTCAAAGAATAGGCTTGCTAATgttacatcatatttttttcgcataAATTTGTGACATTTAGTATTTGTTTAGGACTGAGAACTTAAAGCTTGTTGGAAATTAGATTAACTTGAAGGGAAAAAAGTGTgagtacttattaaaaaaacatgtgaataaatccctaaaattaataaaatatttggatttttatcatctttattcaactgattttccgcataaataatgaaaagatttttaagaaaaaaaagctatccCATGGAAAACTatgactattaaaaaaaatatctgaggAATTTTTGACCCAATTTGTTTTACCCATTTCGAAGGAtctatttttgagttttatttttaatctattgttGTTGTACTTAGTTCATGCAGATTTAACCCTATTGTTCTATACTTTAAGGTCACTTTGACACTTTATTATAGGGGCAGAGAGTAGAATTACGAAtcaaaaggtaaaaaaagtttaaatagaaGAAGAGATGAGAGTAGATGTACGACTGGAACGGTAGAAAAGCTTTATATAAGAAAAGCTGAGAGTAGATATACCACCacaaaaaatttagtaactGGATAAAATTTTGTGGTTCTTACTACTTTATAATACATACATTGATCCAATAATCGAATTTTCATGACTCATTCCTAAAGGTTCAAAGAACTAATCCCAAATATGCTTTAGATATTAGCATAtgtaaatatgttaattgattagtgaaaatgatattttaaattacaaaatcgaacacgaaaacgtactttctctgaataaatattattttttttttcttaaagaatttgaattttcaggTCTCAAATTATAGGGAGTAGCcacaatatgaaaaatttggTTCCAATAGCAGTTAGAGCGGTTGAAagcttggaccccttaatgctatttatactttttgtcTATTTCGCCGTATCTGCGGAATTAGTCTACCGcagagaaatatataaagagtTTTCACTCTAATATTagatttcaacaataaaaagatgacgttttttttccttcttttttttcaatgcccgTAAAAATGGGAACATAGGCAAGAATGGTTTCAGCGCCACGCTAGTGCAAAAAAGCTGGCTAGATTGATAAgtaaatcgttttcttttattattattaatagaatttatgAAGTCCTTTGTAATAGTtcaattgtttgttttattttagttctataaAATGCTGAGATGTTAATTCTTCAAGGATGTCGGGTCTCAATGAAGGCAAAAGAACATTTTGCAAAGTAAATgacgattttattttaaatattttaaaagattaccATTTTCAttgttcttaaacttatttaaatttttaatgaattaaaaattatatgggTGGCAAGCAc contains:
- the LOC107442661 gene encoding putative phosphatidate phosphatase is translated as MSNGTEKMEEKIKEKRNVAPQVFVDCILLLICGGIVPIVWHCTTPTRQGFFCDDENIMYPEKENTITNAILWSFCTLVPLGIICLTEVVRKFTVMEIEVNEIYFFRWKVPHMIQEIYSFGGVLFIGLLMSELSNDFIKSFIGRPRPNFLALCKPDFNCSSVANPHYYVTEYKCTNPNLLDEKYFRESFPSGHAALTTYSMFYIVFYLHKKVTFTRYSVLAKPLILWMLLMPTGYITLTRLADHMHHWDDILAGFFLGFFICVALIFTMTDLYKNK